One genomic segment of Deinococcus arcticus includes these proteins:
- a CDS encoding tetratricopeptide repeat protein has translation MLPLPKRLLARLDAAPGGIVAPVDVGANQAGLIAWAQATGRAVLRVPGPTDGPWLWVPARRRDLEGVPLNGSPPLLLSARDLLYTAAEWQAALPRQTAQDAGSTFAASGGWPGALPLAQAFPGDPHAHIHPQAHALLGPLLPPPELRAAARCLACATWLTPAVAEALGVPRAEWAALLDGGWLWLDGAGAAFPAPLRRFLAPLPDPGDVRRAAQALQEGGHAAHALDTLAAGGAWTQYLDLLAWTTRSAQGEDTLRARLGALPPAHRECSQALYVAGLLARAAHDLGGAHTLYTRALEGLPGSAAGLAHNARGVVRAMTGDVPGALEDFAQAATWPGLTAGEANHNRGTLLVQQGRHAEAERSLNAAVAAFRAAGDPGREARSLETLGTLQFGRGLLREALGPYRAALILLRETHPAEAALALLNLAECHLLLGELGEAQARLHEAAAQAHLPGVRGWTARLQALVALQGGDPTGALEVLGRIETPDRSLQAEVALLQARAQREQGQPEAARAALTRARPLGLRADLEAALLGEADLDRVIEDARAEEARLELASALLERGGPDDLRAALALIQEHGYLPLLRTRAAAPLAALAGDEATRALFPLHLQALGPLRLTHAGRQLGLGDFPTRKSAALLVALALAEHPQPREVLAERFWPGAKNPLASLQTAVYHLRSVFSVPMIASERGLLSLLFPVRSDLGELRGAVSAGDHRRLTDLLRPLTASLNVLSDLPTELTEERTQAERVLHDALRLHAEAQPEGDVRRRDALRALVAADPFDTASREDLIAWHERRGEAAQADQEREALRGVLAALE, from the coding sequence ATGCTCCCTCTGCCCAAGCGGCTGCTGGCGCGTCTGGACGCGGCGCCCGGGGGGATTGTGGCCCCCGTGGACGTGGGGGCCAACCAGGCCGGGCTGATCGCCTGGGCCCAGGCGACTGGCCGCGCGGTGCTGCGGGTGCCTGGGCCCACTGACGGCCCCTGGCTGTGGGTGCCCGCGCGGCGCCGCGACCTGGAGGGGGTGCCGCTGAACGGCTCCCCGCCGCTCCTGCTGAGCGCCCGCGACCTGCTGTACACCGCCGCCGAGTGGCAGGCTGCGCTGCCCAGGCAAACCGCGCAGGATGCGGGGAGCACCTTTGCGGCGTCTGGGGGCTGGCCCGGCGCCCTGCCGCTGGCCCAGGCGTTTCCCGGCGACCCCCACGCCCACATCCACCCTCAGGCCCACGCCCTGCTGGGCCCGCTGCTGCCGCCCCCTGAACTGCGGGCGGCGGCCCGCTGCCTGGCCTGCGCCACCTGGCTCACCCCGGCGGTGGCCGAGGCCCTGGGCGTGCCCCGAGCCGAGTGGGCCGCGCTGCTGGACGGCGGCTGGCTGTGGCTGGACGGCGCGGGCGCCGCCTTTCCAGCTCCGCTGCGCCGCTTCCTGGCGCCGCTGCCCGACCCCGGGGACGTGCGCCGCGCGGCCCAGGCCCTGCAGGAAGGCGGCCACGCGGCCCACGCTCTGGACACCCTGGCAGCAGGCGGCGCCTGGACGCAGTACCTGGACCTGCTGGCCTGGACCACCCGCAGCGCTCAGGGCGAGGACACGCTGCGCGCCCGGCTGGGGGCCCTGCCACCCGCGCACCGCGAGTGCTCCCAGGCCCTGTATGTGGCGGGGCTGCTGGCCCGAGCGGCGCACGATCTGGGCGGCGCTCACACCCTGTATACCCGCGCCCTGGAAGGTCTGCCGGGCAGCGCCGCCGGGCTGGCCCACAATGCCCGGGGCGTGGTGCGCGCCATGACCGGCGACGTGCCCGGCGCCCTGGAGGACTTTGCCCAGGCCGCCACGTGGCCGGGCCTGACGGCCGGGGAAGCGAACCACAACCGGGGCACCCTGCTGGTGCAGCAGGGCCGCCACGCCGAGGCCGAGCGCAGCCTGAACGCGGCAGTGGCGGCCTTCCGTGCAGCGGGCGACCCGGGGCGGGAAGCCCGCAGCCTGGAAACGCTGGGCACGCTGCAGTTTGGGCGTGGGCTGCTGCGGGAAGCCCTGGGGCCCTACCGCGCCGCCCTGATCCTGCTGCGAGAGACCCACCCGGCCGAGGCCGCCCTGGCCCTGCTGAATCTGGCCGAGTGTCACCTGCTGCTGGGCGAACTGGGCGAGGCCCAGGCGCGGCTGCATGAGGCGGCCGCACAGGCCCACCTGCCCGGGGTGCGGGGCTGGACGGCTCGCCTGCAGGCTCTGGTGGCGCTGCAGGGCGGTGACCCCACCGGGGCCCTGGAGGTGCTGGGGCGCATTGAAACCCCGGACCGCAGCCTGCAGGCCGAGGTGGCGCTGCTGCAGGCGCGGGCGCAGCGCGAGCAGGGGCAACCCGAGGCCGCGCGCGCCGCGCTGACCCGGGCCCGTCCCCTGGGGCTGCGCGCCGATCTGGAAGCCGCGCTGCTGGGTGAGGCCGACCTGGACCGCGTGATTGAAGACGCCCGCGCCGAGGAAGCCCGGCTGGAACTGGCCAGCGCCCTGCTGGAACGCGGCGGGCCCGACGATCTGCGCGCGGCCCTGGCGCTGATTCAGGAACACGGGTATCTGCCGCTGCTCAGGACGCGCGCCGCCGCGCCCCTGGCGGCCCTGGCGGGCGACGAGGCCACCCGCGCCCTGTTTCCACTGCACCTGCAGGCGCTGGGGCCACTGCGCCTGACCCACGCCGGGCGCCAGCTGGGCCTGGGCGACTTTCCCACCCGCAAAAGCGCGGCGCTGCTGGTGGCCCTGGCCCTGGCCGAGCACCCGCAACCACGCGAGGTGCTGGCCGAGCGCTTCTGGCCCGGCGCCAAGAACCCGCTGGCCAGCCTGCAAACGGCCGTGTATCACCTGCGCAGCGTCTTTTCGGTGCCCATGATTGCCAGCGAGCGCGGGCTGCTGTCGCTGCTGTTTCCGGTGCGCAGCGATCTGGGCGAGCTGCGCGGCGCCGTGAGTGCCGGGGACCACCGCCGCCTGACCGATCTGCTGCGGCCCCTGACCGCCTCCCTGAACGTGCTGAGTGACCTGCCCACCGAACTCACCGAGGAACGCACCCAGGCCGAGCGCGTGCTGCACGACGCCCTGCGCCTGCACGCCGAGGCCCAGCCCGAGGGCGACGTGCGCCGCCGCGACGCCCTGCGCGCGCTGGTGGCCGCCGATCCCTTCGACACCGCCAGCCGCGAGGACCTGATCGCGTGGCACGAGCGCCGGGGCGAGGCTGCCCAGGCCGACCAGGAGCGCGAGGCCCTGCGCGGGGTGCTGGCCGCGCTGGAATAG
- a CDS encoding S8 family serine peptidase, with protein MKKVSTTILGLTVILSACGQSTPQGAATAPVATQSSRTLGAQATTTTLSACSALYASAPSGVQVDSNMRYGQVGTLILAFADDTSKGRAITWMDSTLPVDPGNGLGAFENLPMIALKTVVTQDLVAQLQANLPGLVSIYQDAPLSYKLAESVKFIGADTARTTYGLSGRGVGVGIIDSGVDGTHPDLAHVAKNVKLVGPITDTPAGGYLYLDLPNTDTSSGHGTHVASTIGGSGAASAGGRERRGVAPGATLVGVGAGDGLSILYALQGFDYLMKPEIRETHNIRVISNSWGSSGEFAPYNPISLASKRAYEAGMVVVFAAGNEGPGANTLNPYSASPCVMSVAAGDKQGYLADFSSRGRAGDALVHPDVTAPGVDISAARALTGLAATTVPDVDNPQYSTISGTSMATPHISGVVALMLEANPRMNLDSILNVFKKTSRKMYYVAQATGGLDPNQVVVKQREEWEVGYGYVNANAAVREAVRLNPTRYSVQTTTLPGWSGTVQTAVCAPTAGCVQNAGHTHTLNVPAGSSVLRVSTDWGNPAFDLDLEVYNPAGQLVGSSAQGTSTGEAVSIPSPAAGAWKVVLKGYLNAPTTYTGTAEVDKVVLVRQ; from the coding sequence ATGAAGAAAGTGTCCACCACCATTCTGGGTCTGACGGTCATTCTCTCCGCCTGCGGGCAGAGCACTCCCCAGGGCGCGGCCACGGCCCCGGTGGCTACCCAGTCCAGCCGCACCCTGGGCGCCCAGGCCACGACCACGACCCTCTCGGCCTGCTCGGCGCTGTATGCCAGCGCCCCGAGCGGCGTGCAGGTGGACAGCAATATGCGCTACGGCCAGGTGGGCACCCTGATCCTGGCCTTTGCCGACGACACCAGCAAGGGCCGCGCGATCACCTGGATGGACTCCACGCTGCCCGTGGACCCGGGCAATGGCCTGGGCGCCTTTGAGAACCTGCCCATGATCGCCCTGAAGACGGTGGTGACCCAGGACCTCGTGGCGCAGCTGCAGGCCAACCTGCCGGGCCTGGTGTCCATCTATCAGGACGCGCCGCTGAGCTACAAGCTGGCCGAGAGCGTGAAGTTCATCGGGGCCGACACGGCGCGCACCACCTACGGCCTGAGTGGGCGCGGCGTGGGCGTGGGCATCATCGACTCGGGCGTGGACGGCACCCACCCCGATCTGGCGCACGTGGCCAAGAACGTGAAGCTGGTGGGCCCCATCACCGATACCCCGGCGGGCGGCTACCTGTACCTGGACCTGCCCAACACCGACACCAGCAGCGGGCACGGCACCCACGTGGCCAGCACCATCGGCGGTTCGGGCGCGGCCTCGGCAGGCGGGCGCGAGCGGCGCGGTGTGGCCCCTGGCGCCACCCTGGTGGGCGTGGGCGCGGGCGACGGCCTGAGCATTCTGTACGCGCTGCAGGGCTTTGACTACCTGATGAAACCTGAAATCCGCGAGACCCACAACATCCGCGTGATCAGCAACTCCTGGGGCAGCAGCGGCGAATTCGCGCCGTACAACCCCATCAGCCTCGCGTCCAAGCGCGCCTATGAGGCGGGCATGGTGGTGGTGTTCGCCGCTGGCAACGAGGGCCCCGGCGCCAACACCCTCAACCCCTACTCGGCCAGCCCCTGCGTGATGAGCGTGGCCGCCGGCGACAAGCAGGGCTACCTGGCCGACTTCTCCAGCCGTGGCCGTGCGGGCGACGCCCTGGTGCACCCCGACGTCACCGCCCCCGGCGTGGATATCAGCGCGGCGCGCGCCCTGACCGGTCTGGCCGCCACCACCGTGCCCGACGTGGACAACCCCCAGTACAGCACCATCAGCGGCACCAGCATGGCAACCCCGCACATCAGCGGCGTGGTGGCGCTGATGCTGGAAGCCAACCCCAGGATGAACCTGGACAGCATTCTGAACGTATTCAAGAAGACCAGCCGCAAGATGTACTACGTAGCGCAGGCCACGGGTGGCCTGGACCCCAACCAGGTGGTCGTCAAGCAGCGTGAAGAGTGGGAAGTGGGCTACGGCTACGTGAACGCGAACGCCGCCGTGCGCGAGGCCGTGCGCCTGAACCCCACCCGCTACAGCGTGCAGACCACCACCCTGCCGGGCTGGAGCGGCACGGTGCAGACCGCCGTGTGTGCCCCCACCGCTGGCTGCGTGCAGAATGCCGGCCATACCCACACCCTGAACGTGCCCGCCGGCAGCAGCGTGCTGCGCGTGAGCACCGACTGGGGCAACCCCGCCTTCGACCTGGACCTAGAGGTCTACAACCCCGCCGGGCAGCTGGTGGGCTCCAGCGCCCAGGGCACCAGCACAGGTGAAGCGGTCAGCATTCCCAGCCCTGCTGCGGGCGCCTGGAAAGTGGTGCTCAAGGGCTACCTGAACGCCCCCACCACCTACACGGGCACGGCCGAGGTGGACAAGGTGGTTCTGGTCCGTCAGTAA
- the ccsA gene encoding cytochrome c biogenesis protein CcsA produces MKRDLTTTLLGAAALASVLAVLGLGLSAPLDANQGSLVRLMFVHVPTAWLSYLAYGGTGLFGLLYLWQRRRHWDRLAVASAEIGVLFTLATIVGGMLWAKPTWGTYWVWDARLTTTALSLVVYGGYLLIRTLMDDPDKRARVSAVVGIVGTLYVPVNYMAVEWWRGVHQTQTLMLLGKIQWKAEAVYLPTLLFSVFAFTVLYVYLLRLRGILAAREEAREERELMGELGAGLEAARG; encoded by the coding sequence ATGAAACGAGACCTCACGACAACCCTGCTGGGCGCGGCCGCCCTGGCCAGCGTGCTGGCGGTGCTGGGCCTGGGCCTCAGCGCGCCGCTGGACGCCAACCAGGGCTCGCTGGTGCGGCTGATGTTTGTGCATGTGCCCACCGCGTGGCTGAGTTACCTCGCCTACGGCGGCACCGGCCTGTTCGGCCTGCTGTACCTGTGGCAGCGCCGGCGCCACTGGGACCGCCTGGCGGTGGCCAGCGCAGAGATTGGCGTGCTGTTTACCCTGGCCACCATCGTGGGCGGCATGCTGTGGGCCAAACCCACCTGGGGCACCTACTGGGTGTGGGACGCGCGGCTGACCACCACCGCCCTGAGTCTGGTGGTGTACGGCGGCTACCTGCTGATCCGTACCCTGATGGACGACCCCGACAAGCGCGCGCGCGTCTCAGCGGTGGTGGGCATCGTGGGCACGCTGTACGTGCCGGTCAACTACATGGCTGTGGAATGGTGGCGCGGCGTGCACCAGACCCAGACGCTGATGCTGCTGGGCAAGATCCAGTGGAAAGCCGAGGCCGTGTATCTGCCCACGCTGCTGTTCTCGGTCTTTGCCTTTACGGTGCTGTACGTGTATCTGCTGCGCCTGCGCGGCATTCTGGCGGCGCGCGAGGAAGCGCGCGAGGAACGCGAACTGATGGGTGAGCTGGGTGCTGGCCTGGAGGCTGCCCGTGGATAA
- a CDS encoding heme exporter protein CcmD: protein MDKYAWYVIVTYAASFGVLAGYLVWMWGRLRHLRGEDHREAPK from the coding sequence GTGGATAAATACGCCTGGTACGTGATCGTGACCTACGCCGCTTCTTTTGGGGTGCTGGCTGGCTATCTGGTCTGGATGTGGGGGCGACTGCGCCACCTGCGCGGCGAGGACCACCGCGAGGCCCCGAAGTGA
- the ccmE gene encoding cytochrome c maturation protein CcmE, producing MSAPLSPLPRARARRRNPWPPVLGVTALAALVGAIAYGNLNKSLEYFVTPTEYQQQRAELQGRAIRIGGLVREAKYDPQTLDLRFVVSDGGASFPVQYRGAVSDLFKDNQGVVVRGQFQGETFHASELVVKHSEEYRVPETQAELKDMLKTAP from the coding sequence GTGAGCGCGCCCCTCTCGCCGCTGCCCCGCGCCCGCGCCCGCCGCCGCAATCCCTGGCCCCCGGTGCTGGGTGTAACGGCGCTGGCGGCGCTGGTGGGCGCCATCGCCTACGGCAACCTGAACAAGAGCCTGGAATATTTTGTCACCCCCACCGAGTACCAGCAGCAGCGCGCCGAGCTGCAGGGCCGCGCCATCCGTATTGGCGGGCTGGTGCGCGAGGCGAAGTATGACCCCCAGACGCTGGACCTGCGCTTTGTGGTCTCGGACGGCGGGGCCAGCTTTCCGGTGCAGTACCGGGGCGCGGTCAGCGATCTGTTCAAGGACAACCAGGGCGTCGTGGTGCGCGGCCAGTTTCAGGGCGAGACCTTCCACGCCTCGGAACTGGTGGTCAAGCACTCCGAGGAGTACCGGGTGCCCGAAACCCAGGCCGAACTGAAGGACATGCTCAAGACCGCGCCGTGA
- a CDS encoding heme lyase CcmF/NrfE family subunit, with protein sequence MLNLITFDGGAAAPLGQLSLLGALLFCLGGLGLALLGGVTRDARAVEAARRATWAVFALVSLGTLVLLMALLRDDMGVRYVAEHSMRASPTWVKVTGLWGALEGSILLWAWLLAGFTFILSLTLRRDALRPWALATMFVSLLFFVGVCATVASPFTPLAAIPADGRGPNPALQNHWMMAVHPVLLYLGFVGLSVPFAYAVAALVTGRLSDHWVVVTRRWTLVAWTFLTAAIVAGGWWSYETLGWGGYWAWDPVENASLIPWLLTTAFLHSIQIQERRGLMRSWNVWLIVLAYASTVLGTFLNRSGIVQSVHAFAGGPVGPVFLGFLALLLVLGTLLAAWRAPKLRDDAEPPAALSREGAFLAGNWLFVVFAVMVLVGTLFPTFVEAVQGRRDASVGPAFYNAFAIPLGLGLLLLMGVGPLLPWRRAEGQGLWRALRPLLVAGLGAAALAALLGVRHPGVLATVGLSAYNLLGLGLLTARAARQAGGLGATLRAQPRRYGAYLAHTGLVVLALGLAGSGTYRRDAQVTLNLGQPVQVLAEQLELTAIRQETRSDGRSVVAQVRIDGEPFRARMNTYVQGGDTPFPSPAVRYRLTGDTYLVVTSTDPKGQWASVRLIESPLVSWLWWGTLLICLGASFTLVSPARTARAPAPRLAPATD encoded by the coding sequence GTGCTAAACCTGATCACCTTTGACGGGGGCGCCGCCGCGCCCCTGGGACAGCTGAGCCTGCTGGGCGCGCTGCTGTTCTGCCTCGGCGGGCTGGGGCTGGCGCTGCTGGGCGGCGTGACCCGGGACGCGCGCGCGGTGGAAGCCGCCCGGCGCGCCACCTGGGCGGTGTTCGCGCTGGTCTCGCTGGGCACGCTGGTGCTGCTCATGGCGCTGCTGCGCGACGACATGGGCGTGCGCTACGTGGCCGAACACTCCATGCGCGCCTCGCCCACCTGGGTCAAGGTGACCGGGCTGTGGGGCGCGCTGGAAGGCAGCATTCTGCTGTGGGCGTGGTTGCTGGCGGGCTTTACCTTCATCCTCAGCCTGACCCTGCGCCGCGACGCCCTGCGGCCCTGGGCCCTGGCCACCATGTTCGTGAGCCTGCTGTTCTTCGTGGGCGTGTGCGCCACGGTGGCCTCGCCCTTTACCCCGCTGGCGGCCATTCCTGCGGACGGACGCGGTCCCAACCCCGCCCTGCAGAACCACTGGATGATGGCTGTTCACCCCGTGCTGCTGTACCTGGGCTTCGTGGGCCTGTCGGTGCCCTTTGCCTACGCGGTGGCGGCGCTGGTGACCGGGCGCCTCTCGGACCACTGGGTGGTGGTCACCCGGCGCTGGACCCTGGTGGCCTGGACCTTCCTGACAGCGGCGATTGTGGCGGGCGGCTGGTGGAGCTACGAAACGCTGGGCTGGGGCGGCTACTGGGCCTGGGACCCGGTGGAAAACGCGTCCCTGATTCCCTGGCTGCTGACCACCGCCTTCCTGCATTCCATTCAGATTCAGGAGCGCCGGGGCCTGATGCGCTCGTGGAACGTGTGGCTGATTGTCCTGGCCTACGCCAGCACCGTGCTGGGCACCTTCCTGAACCGCAGCGGCATTGTGCAGAGCGTGCACGCCTTTGCGGGTGGACCGGTGGGGCCCGTGTTCCTGGGCTTTCTGGCGCTGCTGCTGGTGCTGGGCACCCTGCTGGCCGCGTGGCGCGCCCCGAAGCTGCGCGACGACGCCGAGCCCCCAGCCGCCCTGAGCCGTGAAGGTGCTTTTCTGGCAGGCAACTGGCTGTTCGTGGTCTTTGCGGTGATGGTGCTGGTGGGGACCCTGTTTCCCACCTTTGTGGAGGCGGTGCAGGGGCGCCGGGACGCCAGCGTGGGTCCGGCCTTTTACAACGCCTTTGCCATTCCGCTGGGCCTGGGCCTGCTGCTCCTGATGGGTGTGGGCCCGCTGCTGCCCTGGCGCCGCGCTGAGGGCCAGGGCCTGTGGCGGGCGCTGCGGCCACTGCTGGTGGCCGGGCTGGGGGCCGCCGCCCTGGCCGCCCTGCTGGGCGTGCGCCACCCCGGCGTGCTGGCGACCGTGGGTCTGAGCGCTTACAACCTGCTGGGGCTGGGCCTGCTGACCGCCCGAGCTGCCCGGCAGGCTGGCGGCCTGGGGGCCACCCTGCGCGCCCAGCCCCGGCGCTACGGCGCCTACCTGGCCCACACCGGGCTGGTGGTACTGGCGCTGGGCCTGGCCGGCAGCGGCACCTACCGCCGCGACGCCCAGGTGACCCTGAACCTGGGACAGCCCGTGCAGGTGCTGGCCGAGCAGCTGGAACTCACGGCCATTCGCCAGGAAACCCGTTCGGATGGCCGCTCGGTGGTGGCGCAGGTGCGCATTGACGGCGAACCCTTTCGCGCGCGCATGAACACCTATGTCCAGGGCGGCGATACTCCGTTTCCCTCCCCCGCCGTGCGCTACCGCCTGACCGGCGACACCTATCTGGTGGTCACCAGCACCGACCCCAAAGGGCAGTGGGCCAGTGTGCGCCTGATTGAAAGCCCGCTGGTGTCGTGGCTGTGGTGGGGCACCCTGCTGATCTGCCTGGGCGCCAGCTTCACGCTGGTCAGCCCGGCCCGCACCGCGCGCGCCCCGGCGCCCCGGCTGGCCCCCGCCACCGACTGA
- a CDS encoding TlpA family protein disulfide reductase, whose protein sequence is MSEPSPAPNSAPLWRRLLPPAIAFALVAALAAALLSPSRGATSGGPLVGKPAPAFTLQSLDGVPVSLESLKGRPVVLNFWASWCGPCRAEAPLLRELSERQGAGQGLAVIGILFNETSEKNARDFIREYALAYPNLKDPGLDTGVNYGVSGIPETVFVDAGGVVRHMDRGGLTHEKLNAGLQAIGVPGL, encoded by the coding sequence ATGAGTGAACCCTCCCCTGCCCCGAACTCCGCGCCACTGTGGCGCCGCCTGCTGCCACCCGCCATCGCCTTTGCCCTGGTGGCCGCGCTGGCCGCAGCGCTGCTGAGCCCCTCGCGGGGGGCCACCAGCGGCGGGCCGCTGGTGGGCAAGCCCGCCCCCGCCTTTACCCTGCAGAGCCTGGACGGCGTGCCGGTCAGCCTGGAGAGCCTGAAAGGGCGCCCGGTGGTCCTGAACTTCTGGGCCTCGTGGTGTGGCCCCTGCCGCGCCGAAGCGCCGCTGCTGCGGGAACTCAGTGAGCGCCAGGGCGCGGGGCAGGGGTTGGCGGTGATTGGCATTCTGTTCAACGAAACCAGCGAGAAAAATGCCCGCGATTTTATCCGGGAGTACGCCCTGGCCTACCCCAACCTGAAAGACCCGGGGCTGGATACTGGCGTGAACTACGGCGTCTCGGGGATTCCCGAAACCGTGTTCGTGGACGCCGGGGGCGTGGTGCGGCACATGGACCGGGGCGGCCTGACCCACGAGAAGCTGAACGCGGGTCTGCAGGCCATTGGGGTGCCGGGCCTGTGA
- a CDS encoding cytochrome c-type biogenesis protein, giving the protein MKTVLFLLLSLCLLGGALAAPALTPAQEARAVAIQKNLRCPLCDTGESIAESRADISAKMRESVREQVATGRTDGDIYVYFSQRYGNFVLLDPPKTGPGLLLWGTPLLALAAGAGVLWGLLRRGRAAAAQQSPEPETTFDPYLTQVQRETRARGPE; this is encoded by the coding sequence GTGAAGACCGTCCTTTTCCTGCTGCTGAGCCTGTGCCTGCTGGGCGGCGCACTGGCCGCCCCGGCGCTGACCCCGGCCCAGGAAGCGCGCGCCGTGGCCATTCAGAAGAACCTGCGCTGCCCGCTGTGCGATACCGGCGAATCCATCGCGGAGTCCCGCGCCGACATCAGTGCCAAGATGCGCGAGTCGGTGCGCGAGCAGGTGGCGACCGGGCGCACCGACGGCGACATCTACGTGTATTTCTCGCAGCGCTACGGCAACTTTGTGCTGCTGGACCCCCCCAAGACCGGGCCGGGGCTGCTGCTGTGGGGCACGCCGCTGCTGGCCCTGGCGGCGGGGGCCGGCGTGCTGTGGGGCCTGCTGCGCCGGGGCCGCGCCGCTGCCGCACAGCAGAGCCCCGAGCCAGAAACCACCTTTGATCCCTACCTGACGCAGGTGCAGCGCGAGACCCGCGCCCGGGGGCCGGAATGA
- a CDS encoding c-type cytochrome, whose protein sequence is MTAAALLSLSVLALTLLLCLWLVLSPLRAGAPEDPDAAERARLDAERERLYTQLQTLDDEAARPALERRAALTLRALDALPPAPRAGARLRPLALGTLALAALAVGAGALTVIPRWQLAALNAAEAQNVQATLALPALKTRAERTRQNADYLAWGKAAFDSGRYDEAVSAYGNALKLNPRQPEALRRLGILLLTRGERGSEAPSAQDATQAALLIRTAAQLAPNEAESQLLLGFALARFGEDDGALRALERYRTLDPQGRDADELITAIRARQNESDPGLRVYAANCASCHGPSGGGGVGPSLRQSVLSRDALRQITVQGKGAMPAFPNIRGAELEALLDLLESWQP, encoded by the coding sequence ATGACCGCCGCCGCTCTGCTGAGCCTGAGCGTGCTGGCGCTGACGCTGCTGCTGTGCCTGTGGCTGGTGCTGTCACCGCTGCGCGCCGGGGCCCCCGAGGACCCCGACGCCGCCGAGCGGGCCCGGCTGGACGCCGAGCGTGAGCGCCTGTACACCCAGTTGCAGACCCTGGACGACGAGGCCGCGCGCCCCGCCCTGGAACGGCGCGCGGCCCTGACCCTGCGCGCGCTGGACGCCCTGCCCCCCGCCCCACGCGCCGGCGCCCGGCTGCGGCCCCTCGCGCTGGGCACGCTGGCCCTGGCCGCCCTGGCGGTGGGCGCCGGGGCCCTGACGGTCATTCCGCGCTGGCAGCTGGCCGCCCTGAACGCCGCCGAGGCCCAGAACGTGCAGGCCACACTGGCGCTGCCGGCCCTGAAGACCCGCGCCGAGCGCACCCGTCAGAACGCCGATTACCTCGCCTGGGGCAAGGCGGCCTTTGATTCGGGCCGCTACGACGAGGCCGTGAGCGCCTACGGCAACGCCCTGAAACTCAATCCGCGTCAGCCCGAGGCCCTGCGCCGCCTGGGCATCTTGCTGCTCACGCGCGGCGAGCGGGGCAGCGAGGCCCCCAGTGCCCAGGACGCGACCCAGGCGGCGCTGCTGATCCGCACCGCCGCGCAACTCGCACCCAACGAGGCCGAATCCCAGCTGCTGCTGGGCTTTGCCCTGGCCCGCTTCGGGGAGGATGATGGAGCCCTACGCGCCCTGGAACGCTACCGCACCCTGGACCCCCAGGGCCGCGACGCCGACGAACTGATTACCGCCATCCGTGCCCGCCAGAACGAGAGCGACCCGGGCCTGCGCGTGTACGCGGCCAACTGCGCCTCCTGCCATGGGCCCAGCGGCGGCGGCGGCGTGGGGCCCAGCCTGCGCCAGTCTGTGCTCAGCCGGGACGCCCTGCGGCAGATCACCGTGCAGGGCAAGGGCGCCATGCCCGCCTTTCCGAACATTCGGGGCGCGGAATTGGAGGCCCTGCTGGACCTGCTGGAGAGCTGGCAGCCGTGA
- a CDS encoding ubiquinol-cytochrome c reductase iron-sulfur subunit, which yields MKARRLSRREVLERWWVLPVAGTAGAFGYMGYYATRVIRGKGEAGPPAFEPGPAQPLSALSALKTEWTEQTFSYAGRPCTLLRLPRPVPGGLSAGDVHLAAFSRVCTHLGCAVNLVRDPEVLAFAFNYRPPDGQPHLGCRCHYSVFSPLAAGQAVFGKANGPLPRVRLELRGAGAQATVWATGIEPAPALGG from the coding sequence GTGAAGGCCCGGCGCCTGAGTCGGCGGGAGGTGCTGGAACGCTGGTGGGTGCTGCCGGTGGCTGGCACGGCCGGGGCCTTTGGCTACATGGGCTACTACGCCACCCGGGTCATTCGCGGCAAGGGCGAAGCGGGCCCGCCAGCCTTTGAACCGGGGCCTGCACAGCCGCTCTCAGCGCTCTCGGCCCTGAAGACGGAGTGGACCGAGCAAACCTTTAGCTATGCCGGGCGGCCCTGCACGCTGCTGCGCCTGCCGCGCCCGGTGCCCGGCGGCCTGAGTGCCGGGGACGTTCATCTGGCGGCCTTTTCCCGGGTCTGTACCCACCTGGGCTGCGCCGTGAATCTGGTGCGCGACCCGGAGGTGCTGGCCTTCGCCTTCAACTACCGCCCCCCCGACGGCCAGCCGCACCTGGGCTGCCGCTGCCACTACAGCGTGTTTTCACCCCTGGCGGCCGGGCAGGCCGTGTTTGGCAAGGCCAATGGGCCGCTGCCCCGGGTCCGCCTGGAACTGCGCGGCGCGGGCGCCCAGGCCACGGTGTGGGCCACGGGAATTGAACCCGCGCCCGCCCTGGGGGGCTGA